The sequence below is a genomic window from Actinokineospora baliensis.
GGCTGACCAAGCCCGTGCTCGGGGAGGAATAGCCGCCCGCTTGACCGGAGCGGTCGTAGGCGGAGCCGGGCAGCTTGTCGGCGTAGCGGGACGCGACCTCGCGCTGGTACTGCGCCAGCGACTGGGTCTTGCCGGTCGACAGGGAGCGGATCGCGTTCCCGGTGACCGCGTACCAGCTGTTCGTCTGCGGTTCCCGCAGCAGGACAGCGCCAGCGCCCAGCTTGCTCGCGTTGCGGAACTCCAGGTCGCCCGCGGCGATGTTGGCGACCGTCCACGCGCCGGAGGCGTCGCGGACCGTCCACACCGACGCGCTCGCCCCGCCGGACGCGGTGGCCGGGACGGCCACGTACGCCAGGCGGCCGACCTTCGACGAGCGGCCCGCGACGAACTCCGGGCTCAGCTCGTACACCGGCACCGAGGTGCCGCCGACCTGGGCCTGGCCCGCCCCGGCGAATCCCGCCGCGCCGAGGAACTTGCCGACCGTCGCGGTGACGTCCGGAGTGGACGCCGCCGCACTGGCCTTCGCCGCGTCGGCCGCCGAGACCGAGCCGTCGACCGGGGTCGGGTCGGCGCCCGCGTAGCCGGCGAGGCCGAGCACGCCCACCGCGGCCAGGGCCAGGGTTGTGAGGATCTTGCGCATGCCGTTCACCGCCTGATCCCGGTCAGCGTGTGGGTCCACGAGAAGCTGGAGTTGTTGACGTAGTAGTTGTAGGTCGCCCAGTTGTAGCGGTAGTTGTCCGGCCACGGGTCGCCCCAGTAGACCCAGCTCTTGGCCGAGTCGTAGCCGTAGAGCACGTGCATGTGCCCGCCACCGGACTTCCAGAGGATGCGGGTCTCGACCGGCTGGTTGGCGTTGAGCTGGGACTGCACCGCCGAGTAGCTGATCGTGTTGTAGATGTAGGACCCCGGGCTGCTGAAGCCGAGGCGGGAGAAGCCGTTGCGCACCTGGGCGAGGTCGGCCTGGTCGTTGGGGCAGGTGAGGTTGGTGTTGCGGTTCTTGGCCAGCGCGCAGAAGTAGTTCTGCGACACGTTCACGCCGTGGGACGCGGCGATCGACGTGCCCGAGGCGGCCCAGCACCAGTTGGTCTGCTGCTGGGCCTGCATCGTGAACGCGGCGGCCGCTTGGGCCGACGCGGGTGCGCTGACCAGCCAGGCGAGGACGGCCACGAGGGTGGCCGCCAGCGCCGAGCGGGTCGCTTGCCGGGACATGATGCCTCCTGAAAACGCAGGGTGGAGTGCTCGGAAGCGTGCGATCACCGCGTTTCGGCGGACAAGGGCCCGGCAAGGGGGCCCGGAGCGTTCCAGCCGGACGGCGCACCTTTACCCGTCGGTTACGCGTGGCTACTGTGAACATTCACCGTCGTTCACCCGTTCGGGAACGCCCAGTCGGGAGCAGCCGTGACCGCAGACGCCTTGGCAGACGCGCTCCGCCGTGGTCCGTTCCACGTGGCTCTGCGCACGGCGATCGAGCACAGAGGCCTGTCGCTGGCGCGGTTGCGGGCGCACCTCTCGCGCATCGAGGTATCGGTCGCCGAGTCCACACTCAGCTACTGGCAGCGGGGCCTGCGTCACCCGGACATGCCACACGCGCTCACCGCCGTGCGCGGGCTGGAGACCGTCCTCGGCCTGCCGACCGACTCCCTGGTCGTCCTGATCGGCCCCCGGCAGCGCGGCAACCGGGCCCGCAAGCCCTCGGCGTCCTTCGCCGAGCTCGTCGTCGCCGGACCCACCACCCGGGAGCTGCTCGCCCAGCTCGGCGTCGACCCGGAGCGCTGCAACGCGGGCCTGGAGCTGCAGATGACCCACGAGCGGGTCACCATCGCCGCCGACAGGACCCAGGGGCGCATCGACACCCGGCTGGTCAGCATCGCGCGCGAACCGGGCATCGACCGGTACGTGGCGGTCTACCACGGGGAGCCGGGCTGCGACATCGAGCGGGTCCGGGTCACCGCGGGCGACGGGTGCCGGTTGGGCCGGGTGCGCCGCAGGGAGATCTGCGTGGCGTTCGAGCTGATGTTCGACCGCAGGCTCGCCGAGGGCGACACCGTGGTGCTCAGCTACGCCGTCGACGACAGCTCCGGGCTCGAGTGCCCCGGGTACTTCCGGATCTTCCGCGAGCCCAGCGGGCCGTTCCTGCTCCAGTTGGAGCTGCCGCCTGCCGACCTGCCCGCCCGCTGCGTGCAGGAGGTCCGGACCAACGACCTGCGCCCGCCGTCGGTCTCCCAGGACCTGTACTGCGATCGGGGGTACGTGGTGAGCGCGTACTACTCGGGGGTGGACCGCGGGATAGCGGGAATCGCGCTGGAGTGGCCGCAGAACCCGGCGAACCCGGCGGTGCACCCCGTACCGTGACGTGGTGCGCTTCCTCACCGGCGAGCCCGCCAACGACCTGACCTACGACGACGTGTTCCTGGTGCCCGGCCGCTCGGCCATCACCAGCCGCTTCGACGTCGACCTGGCCACCGCCGACGGCACCGGCGCGAGCATCCCGATCGTGGTGGCCAACATGACCGCGGTGGCCGGTCGGCGGATGGCCGAGACCGTGGCCCGCCGCGGTGGCCTGGTGGTGCTGCCGCAGGACGTGGACCCCGCGGCCGTCGGCGAGATCGTGACCTGGGTGAAGTCGCGGCACGCGGTGTGGGACACGCCGCTGGTGCTGACCGCGGGCGACTCGGTGGCCGACGCGCTGAACCTGTTGCCCAAGCGGGCGCACGGCGCGGTCGTCGTGGTCGACGCCGACGGGCGCCCGGTCGGCGTGGTCGACGAGGCCGCCTGCCTGGGCGTCGACCGGTTCACCCGGGTCGGCGAGGTGGCCGACCAGGCGATCGTCACCCTCCCGGTGGACAGCGCGCCGCGGGCGGTGTTCGACGCGCTGCACTCGAGCAAGATTGCGCTCGCGGTGGACGCCGCGGGTCGGCTCGCGGGTGTGCTGACCGCCGTGGGTGCGTTGCGGGCCGACATCTACGCCCCCGCGGTGGACGCCTCCGGCCGCTTGCGCATCGCCGCGGCGGTCGGGGTCAACGGTGACGTCGCGGCGAAGGCGGCTGCTCTGCTGGAGTCCGGTGTGGACGCTCTGGTGGTCGACACCGCGCACGGCCACCAGGAGAAGATGCTCACCGCGTTGCAGCGCGTCCGCGATCTGGCGCCTTCCGTTCCCGTCGTCGCGGGCAACGTGGTCACCGCGGAGGGCGTCCGCGACCTGGTCGAGGCGGGCGCGGACGTGATCAAGGTCGGTGTCGGTCCCGGCGCCATGTGCACCACCCGCATGATGACCGGCGTGGGCCGCCCCCAGTTCTCCGCCGTCCTGGAGTGCGCCGCCCAGGCCCGCGCCCTCGGCAAACACATCTGGGCCGACGGCGGCGTCCGCCACCCCCGGGACGTGGCACTGGCCCTGGCAGCGGGCGCGTCGTCGGTGATGGTCGGCTCGTGGTTCGCGGGCACCTACGAGTCCCCTGGCGACCTCCTGCGCGACGAACAAGGCCGCCCCTACAAGGAATCCTTCGGCATGGCCTCCAAACGAGCCGTCTCCGCCCGAACCCGCGCCGACAGCGGCTTTGACCGCGCCCGCAAGGCCCTGTTCGAAGAAGGCATCTCCTCCTCCCGCATGCGACTCGACCCGAAAGCCCCTGGCGTGGAAGACCTGCTGGACTCGATCTGCTCCGGAGTCCGCTCCGCCTGCACCTACGCGGGAGCGGCGAACCTGGCGGAGTTCCACGCCCGAGCGGTGGTGGGAGTCCAATCAGCAGCAGGCTTCGCCGAAGGCCGCCCCTTGCCGTCTGGTTGGTAACGCCTGCGAAGAAAGGGAGGGCGGACCGGGATCGCCTCGGCCACTGGATTCACAGGAGCCTACGTACCGCGTCGATGGTGTCCGCCTCGGCGGCTGTCTTGTCCGGTCGGTACCGGACCACCCGCGCGAAGCGCAACGCCACCCCGCCCGGGTACCGGGTGCTCACCTGCACCCCGTCAACGGCGATCTCCACCACCAGCTCCGGTCGCATGTAGACAGTCCACTCGTCACCCCCCGAGCGGTACTGCGGGAATTCCTCCGTCTGCCACCGCAGCAGTTCGTCGGTCAGTCCCTTGAACGTCTTCCCGACCATCACCGGCGGCCCGCCGTCCGGGTCCCGCGCGCCCAGGTGCAGGTTCGACAGCGACCCCGTCCGCCGACCGTGCCCCCATTCCGCGCCCAGCACCACCAGGTCCAGCGTGTGCACCGGCTTGACCTTCTGCCACGCCTTGCCCCGGCGCCCGGCGGCGTACACCGAGGCCAGGTCCTTCACCATCACCCCTTCATGTCCCTCGGCCAGCGCCCGCGCCGCCAGGTCCTCCGCGTCCTCGACGGACGGGTCCACCAAGCCCGGGATGACGTGTTCGCCCACGGCCCGGCGCAGTGCGGCGGCGCGGTCACGCAGGGGTAGGTCGATCAGGTCTTCGCCGTCGAGGTGTAGGCAGTCGAAGAAGTACGGCCGCAGCAGGAGGGCCTTCACCTGCTCCTCGACGGTGCTGCCGAACCTGCTCATCGTCTCCTGGAACGGCCTGGGCCTGCCGTCGTCGGACAGGGCGAGGGTTTCGCCGTCCAGGACCACCGTGGTGCAGGGGAGGTCGCGGACGAGGGCGACGAGTTCGGGGACGCTGTCGGTGATCTCGCGGAGGGTGCGGGTGTAGATCGTCACCCGGTCGGGGGTCTTGTGGACCTGGATGCGGGCGCCGTCCAGCTTGTACTCGATGGCGCAGGGGGTGAGCTGGGTCAGGGCGTCGGCCAGGGAGGAGCCGGGGG
It includes:
- a CDS encoding GuaB1 family IMP dehydrogenase-related protein; translated protein: MRFLTGEPANDLTYDDVFLVPGRSAITSRFDVDLATADGTGASIPIVVANMTAVAGRRMAETVARRGGLVVLPQDVDPAAVGEIVTWVKSRHAVWDTPLVLTAGDSVADALNLLPKRAHGAVVVVDADGRPVGVVDEAACLGVDRFTRVGEVADQAIVTLPVDSAPRAVFDALHSSKIALAVDAAGRLAGVLTAVGALRADIYAPAVDASGRLRIAAAVGVNGDVAAKAAALLESGVDALVVDTAHGHQEKMLTALQRVRDLAPSVPVVAGNVVTAEGVRDLVEAGADVIKVGVGPGAMCTTRMMTGVGRPQFSAVLECAAQARALGKHIWADGGVRHPRDVALALAAGASSVMVGSWFAGTYESPGDLLRDEQGRPYKESFGMASKRAVSARTRADSGFDRARKALFEEGISSSRMRLDPKAPGVEDLLDSICSGVRSACTYAGAANLAEFHARAVVGVQSAAGFAEGRPLPSGW
- a CDS encoding papain-like cysteine protease family protein produces the protein MSRQATRSALAATLVAVLAWLVSAPASAQAAAAFTMQAQQQTNWCWAASGTSIAASHGVNVSQNYFCALAKNRNTNLTCPNDQADLAQVRNGFSRLGFSSPGSYIYNTISYSAVQSQLNANQPVETRILWKSGGGHMHVLYGYDSAKSWVYWGDPWPDNYRYNWATYNYYVNNSSFSWTHTLTGIRR
- a CDS encoding ATP-dependent DNA ligase: MTMTDVVTASAEVGGTRSRLAKVDTLAALLRRADPAEIAPVVGFLTGSPVQGRVGAGWRTLLALDHPPATEPALTVVELDRVLTALAEASGKGSTATRRALLDELFGAATADEQRFIVALLTGELRQGALEGVMLDAVAKAADAPVPAVRRAFMLSGRLPATAAIALTGGDLSAVGLQLHRPVRPMLASPGSSLADALTQLTPCAIEYKLDGARIQVHKTPDRVTIYTRTLREITDSVPELVALVRDLPCTTVVLDGETLALSDDGRPRPFQETMSRFGSTVEEQVKALLLRPYFFDCLHLDGEDLIDLPLRDRAAALRRAVGEHVIPGLVDPSVEDAEDLAARALAEGHEGVMVKDLASVYAAGRRGKAWQKVKPVHTLDLVVLGAEWGHGRRTGSLSNLHLGARDPDGGPPVMVGKTFKGLTDELLRWQTEEFPQYRSGGDEWTVYMRPELVVEIAVDGVQVSTRYPGGVALRFARVVRYRPDKTAAEADTIDAVRRLL